A genomic region of Cyprinus carpio isolate SPL01 chromosome B13, ASM1834038v1, whole genome shotgun sequence contains the following coding sequences:
- the alms1 gene encoding uncharacterized protein alms1 isoform X2: MRVNVCVSNDMDSEGCAANVNNAVPTWRTMEPPAEIPCQQHGQNMHDSEASRPYTDPDNEERPFSNTQDSSVQPLIDRSETLQLDFQDSQLSPALTLHPCLDKSHLLSDSTFFQHTDAEFVPLRGCPDFSVMTERCPRTSNVAVTDDSHHQNTILYQAGLSQHPLEVPTALSGEKSCCSLSQHSLSPGDYCKGLEDQGSVSYGAEDKIIRHMEGEEQTTAQQLIEGMSARLLLESREEDVIVAVSDSSAISSTSEPVSLHQNIDKSQLDPSMNLQKGREQPQGGSLSSFQKAADVSNITFRDSRMHSHQTTDHLHDQLLSARQRGSISAPASRHHSGNKSSHSGMCVTPAGEGLMHVPDLQRVLWSSGHLTAADGSFLSSQPVSQSTPALPLMRPPPALTKLSLIDSTQEAVASAATSSQNSLSKTGLIPSLDLSGQRSSPIHSQTTATVPSGPSETVQTVSNAHPISNEQINPPASNTPHSDTQHFYSGAEMKDQVPRLALGRVHSLPSLNYLQKVDAWKANQNSSRSFYENLAPPGFDGVSPKKKAQDVVSEALNHMLSRDTRLTFGANPSSQMIQPLSSSHSGSGSPRRVDVVGAGACRGQASESPVNRSHSHSSLSSVVTSIQKDAGPHNQHIPVTQFNNIIPATRSFDYQSSFVSDGKGEGKNSSAPHADKSSVKMSPLLSLGRFSDMSSNLNMSSTLSSSQGSCHGEQSMRASVGAASSVVSLEVDNYAPYWTSRPASPPHTRELNIEDRIPLYLLNLGIDQSPSTILNPFTRRGPIREPEFSPTDLCTIKGSIGTPTKSTQPSEVDSLQKETFSSSSQLSADSCASVTHRLSVHEQGQPASDGTVKKMFNQVDTPPRINSTVHPLSSLQQSDAPQSEGSFGLPSQISSESMPPPGPREVVKEDDDSFVGSGTLREIRRLLGQAESLVSGRSSLTSSPGSHRLSESDTSLVSLGRNIQGYHEDTSLSAGGNLSLLLTRSSSDSALKGSLSSSQRLQQIDRTTIEPTALSLSREESLKSRDLCVTPRRAEPEGCSAPDQDKAKPPTVTSAMQINVPSIAENQDQTEDAVIGSSENNSSHGSAEVESMSDSNSESSLAVRVARLLQSESPVSMVTSRPSSSDPEDSRAREWILMKVSGRRCESLELNAEDRERIEDIKRELLLNTKYTKWSSDSEGSAQSSVGPESQLTKDCVGLRNMENRNLDQLQKVDSKPLDTVPFYTPIQQDLEAKVRQIALREGLSSQLFTSVTISTTRHTPSPQSPSHCPITATEELDSVGPDHETLESTSQMRLQPAVIPNVSGREKEMAREEQHREEKKGEEMSDDNKENIVTNTPQSIHRIPHMDYNVTGSNQILSSAASDSAFDKKSHLSHIHVTLSPKPKHQSNPNYLSRLSSQNTSKDVPPPVVSGMTGEHLQSIHQISNSNHARSYEHREPVQGQNAGSISAHLQARYPQTFAPSQRLAGTSRTLSVQAAVPALLPYKPHGSSELFYIPQADPELSPGHSDTTVESSHPGSDDAVPPHFNTDILGSRELEDNIITSKHKEGIYSKRANMKRVSSVSGQNYNTVPEAYVFEKSVDTVGIDKEYRDEEENFVPLHMEADYSTDDVHLHTSTIQEPKLPLEPRHLPSQPIRKSYREDKKKQDRTPHDVSIEISGSLDQLWRRFSEKWSMEETRPTNEGETSLLDRLERLSRLIHSTTPTDLTTQQSHSRRGEYYRRTDREDGTTEGEEQGERVQLDMAPQQAWPEHEESQDRVHRCPAERDESASVETSSSLSTIDTERLLRAFGPHRVTSKGLKSSDSLLRLYNTLNMQKTGRRKSRTKHVAISVATDDVSTDDSTVSADSLSSSSTLSHRSQRGVSQNLNSKRSKVKLVSKGVQAGDLEIVINGTRRHTRDVGTIFPSPCAFKNIRSSNTFGRSIQSGFPIPTASTSKPTQTLTAPKKDPSNKSSRTRYPNGVSWFVAADDLKCDGRKENQPQTESEPCPSQVWFEPYTRTRPWRETTREPLRERQNQQEQERPTESITATERDISDKPSALIRLSLQEALELHRPEFVSRSRERMKRLGLLVEERRLQAVFNREREELFNCPAPSRPYRPAPVPRKRVVPRREMVQRSKDWVGRKSHSQRIDRTDRLRRKYAQLPEVQRRREEERRQAEYRSYRHNAQLFNKKVTNRVLGRRAPWQ, translated from the exons ATGCGCGTTAACGTCTGCGTCAGTAACGACATGGATTCAGAGGGGTGTGCAGCAAACGTAAACAAT gctgTGCCTACATGGAGGACCATGGAA CCCCCTGCAGAGATTCCCTGCCAGCAGCATGGACAAAATATGCATGATTCAGAGGCTAGCAGACCATACACAGATCCTGACAATGAAGAAAGACCATTTAGTAACACTCAGGATTCAAGCGTGCAGCCACTCATAGACAGATCTGAGACTTTACAACTGG acTTTCAGGATAGCCAGTTGTCACCTGCACTTACCCTGCATCCATGCCTGGACAAATCTCACCTTCTTTCTGACTCCACATTTTTTCAGCATACAGATGCAGAATTTGTCCCTCTTCG GGGATGTCCTGACTTCTCAGTTATGACTGAGAGATGCCCCAGGACTTCAAATGTAGCTGTAACTGATGATTCCCACCACCAAAATACTATTCTTTACCAGGCTGGACTTTCCCAGCATCCGTTGGAGGTACCAACAGCCCTGTCTGGTGAAAAAAGCTGCTGTTCACTCTCCCAGCACAGCCTGTCTCCTGGAGACTATTGCAAAGGGCTTGAGGATCAAGGGAGCGTTTCTTATGGTGCTGAGGACAAAATCATCAGACATATGGAAGGAGAGGAGCAGACCACTGCTCAGCAGCTTATTGAGGGAATGTCTGCTCGGCTCTTGTTAGAGTCCAGGGAAGAGGATGTTATTGTGGCTGTTAGTGACAGCAGTGCCATTTCCTCCACCTCTGAACCTGTCTCACTTCACCAAAACATAGACAAAAGCCAGTTAGATCCTTCCATGAATCTTCAAAAAGGCAGAGAGCAGCCCCAAGGGGGCTCATTATCATCATTTCAGAAGGCCGCAGATGTTTCAAATATAACTTTTCGTGATTCACGGATGCATTCACACCAGACAACTGACCATCTCCATGATCAGCTTCTGTCTGCAAGACAAAGAGGCTCCATCTCGGCACCAGCAAGTAGGCACCATAGTGGGAACAAAAGCTCTCATAGTGGAATGTGTGTCACACCAGCTGGTGAAGGTTTGATGCATGTACCAGATCTGCAGAGAGTGCTCTGGAGCTCCGGTCATCTAACAGCGGCAGATGGTTCATTCTTGAGCTCTCAGCCTGTGTCTCAGTCCACACCTGCACTACCTCTCATGAGACCCCCACCAGCATTGACCAAACTCTCACTCATAGACTCCACACAAGAGGCTGTTGCTTCTGCGGCTACATCCTCCCAAAACAGTCTCTCCAAAACTGGCTTAATTCCATCATTGGACCTAAGCGGTCAGCGTTCCTCTCCCATTCACTCTCAAACAACAGCTACAGTTCCTAGTGGACCTTCAGAGACTGTGCAAACAGTGTCAAATGCCCATCCCATTTCAAACGAACAAATAAATCCACCCGCCTCTAATACACCTCACTCTGACACTCAGCACTTTTACTCTGGTGCGGAGATGAAAGATCAGGTTCCTCGTTTGGCCCTTGGGAGAGTACATTCTCTTCCCAGTCTAAACTACTTACAGAAAGTAGATGCCTGGAAAGCCAATCAAAATTCTAGCAGGTCGTTTTATGAAAATTTGGCACCACCGGGGTTTGATGGTGTGTCACCCAAGAAAAAAGCACAGGATGTTGTTTCTGAAGCACTTAACCACATGCTTTCTCGAGACACGCGTCTGACATTTGGTGCTAATCCCAGCTCCCAGATGATTCAGCCACTTTCCTCTTCTCATTCTGGTAGTGGCTCACCCCGTCGGGTGGATGTTGTTGGGGCGGGTGCGTGCAGAGGACAAGCATCTGAGTCACCTGTCAATCGCTCACACTCTCACTCCTCCCTGAGCTCTGTGGTGACCTCTATTCAGAAAGACGCTGGTCCACACAATCAGCATATTCCAGTAACACAATTTAATAACATCATTCCAGCTACCAGATCATTTGACTATCAGTCGTCCTTCGTTTCAGATGGAAAGGGTGAAGGAAAGAATAGTTCAGCTCCTCACGCGGATAAAAGCTCAGTCAAGATGTCTCCTCTCCTCAGTCTGGGGCGCTTCAGTGACATGTCATCAAATCTCAACATGAGCAGCACTCTCTCAAGCTCTCAAGGCAGCTGCCATGGTGAGCAGAGTATGCGGGCATCAGTGGGAGCCGCCTCTTCAGTAGTGAGTCTTGAAGTAGATAATTATGCACCCTACTGGACCTCCAGACCTGCGTCCCCTCCTCACACTAGGGAACTCAACATTGAAGACAGGATCCCG ctgtacCTTTTAAATTTGGGTATTGACCAGTCACCTTCAACAATCTTAAATCCATTTACTCGTCGAGGACCAATCAGAGAGCCTGAATTCTCTCCTACTGACTTATGTACCATCAAAGGCTCCATAGGAACACCAACTAAAAGCACACAGCCATCTGAAG TTGACAGTCTTCAGAAGGAGACATTCTCCAGTTCTAGTCAGCTCTCAGCTGACTCCTGTGCTTCTGTCACACACCGATTGTCAGTGCATGAGCAAGGCCAACCAGCCAGTGATGGAACTGTGAAGAAAATGTTCAACCAGGTGGATACGCCACCAAGAATAAATTCAACTGTCCATCCTTTATCAAGCCTACAGCAGTCTGATGCTCCACAAAGTGAAGGAAGCTTTGGCCTTCCTAGCCAAATCAGCTCAGAATCCATGCCTCCTCCAGGTCCCAGAGAGGTGGTAAAGGAGGATGATGACTCTTTTGTAGGCTCTGGCACACTGCGTGAAATCAGACGTCTGCTGGGCCAGGCAGAAAGTCTGGTTTCTGGTCGATCCTCTCTGACTTCCTCTCCCGGCTCACACCGCCTCTCAGAGAGTGACACATCCCTTGTTTCATTAGGACGGAACATTCAAGGTTATCATGAAGACACATCTCTGTCAGCTGGCGGGAATCTTTCATTGCTGCTGACTCGCTCTTCATCAGATTCGGCTTTGAAAGGAAGCTTGTCATCCTCCCAAAGGCTTCAACAGATTGACCGCACAACTATAGAGCCTACCGCTCTCTCTTTGAGCAGAGAGGAAAGTTTGAAGTCACGTGACCTCTGTGTGACCCCAAGGCGGGCTGAACCTGAAGGCTGCAGTGCTCCAGACCAAGATAAGGCAAAGCCACCTACAGTCACATCTGCCATGCAGATAAATGTTCCTTCGATAGCAGAAAACCAGGACCAGACTGAGGATGCTGTGATTGGCTCTTCTGAGAATAATTCATCTCATGGCTCAGCTGAGGTTGAAAGTATGAGTGACAGTAACAGTGAGAGTTCATTGGCTGTCAGAGTTGCCAGGCTCCTGCAGAGTGAGTCACCCGTTTCAATGGTTACAAGCCGGCCAAGCAGCAGTGATCCAGAAGATAGCCGTGCGCGAG AATGGATCCTGATGAAGGTTTCTGGCCGCAGATGTGAAAGCTTAGAACTAAACGCTGAGGACAGAGAGAGAATTGAAGACATCAAAAGAGAGCTGCTACTGAACACCAAATACACCAAG TGGAGCTCAGATTCTGAGGGCAGTGCCCAATCGAGTGTTGGTCCTGAATCTCAGCTGACGAAGGACTGTGTTGGACTGCGTAACATGGAGAATCGTAACTTAGATCAGCTGCAGAAAGTCGATTCAAAACCTTTGGACACAGTCCCATTTTACACTCCTATCCAACAGGATCTAGAGGCCAAAGTTCGCCAGATTGCCCTTAGAGAGGGGCTCAGTTCCCAGCTGTTTACTTCTGTTACTATATCAACCACTCGCCACACTCCGTCTCCACAGTCACCATCACATTGCCCTATCACTGCTACTGAGGAACTGGACAGTGTTGGTCCTGACCATGAGACTTTAGAGAGCACGAGCCAAATGAGACTTCAGCCAGCTGTTATACCTAATGTATCTGGCAGAGAAAAGGAGATGGCGAGAGAAGAACAacacagagaagagaagaaaggAGAAGAAATGTCTGATGACAACAAAGAGAACATTGTTACAAACACTCCCCAGAGTATCCATAGAATACCTCACATGGACTATAATGTCACTGGCAGTAACCAGATATTATCTAGTGCTGCATCGGATTCAGCCTTTGACAAGAAGTCCCATCTCTCTCACATACACGTCACCTTATCACCCAAACCCAAACACCAGTCCAATCCAAACTACTTAAGCAGACTATCCAGTCAAAACACCAGTAAAGATGTCCCACCTCCAGTGGTGTCAGGCATGACTGGTGAACATCTGCAGTCCATACACCAAATCTCAAATTCAAATCATGCCAGATCATATGAACACAGAGAGCCGGTTCAAGGCCAGAATGCAGGAAGCATCAGTGCACACTTACAGGCCAGATACCCACAAACCTTTGCTCCCTCTCAGAGGCTGGCCGGGACATCCAGAACTCTCTCTGTTCAAGCAG CTGTCCCTGCCCTGTTGCCGTACAAACCTCATGGAAGCTCCGAGCTTTTCTACATCCCGCAAGCTGATCCAGAGCTTTCTCCTGGTCACTCGGACACAACTGTAGAAAGCTCTCACCCAG GTTCTGATGATGCTGTCCCTCCACACTTTAATACAGACATTTTAGGCTCTAGAGAGCTAGAAGACAACATAATTACATCAAAACACAAGGAAGGCATCTACAGCAAGAGGGCCAATATGAAGAGAG TTTCCAGTGTGTCTGGCCAAAATTACAATACTGTTCCTGAAGCTTATGTTTTTGAGAAGAGCGTGGACACTGTTGGCATAGATAAGGAGTATAGAGATGAGGAAGAAAATTTTGTTCCCTTACACATGGAGGCAGACTACAGTACAGATGACGTGCATCTTCACACTAGCACCATTCAGGAGCCCAAATTACCGCTAGAACCACGCCATTTAccttctcagccaatcagaaagtCCTACAGGGAGGACAAGAAAAAGCAGGACAGAACACCTCATGATGTTAGCATAGAGATTAGCGGTTCTCTGGACCAGCTGTGGCGTCGCTTCAGTGAAAAATGGAGCATGGAGGAGACAAGGCCAACTAATGAGGGAGAGACGTCACTGCTTGATAGACTGGAGCGTCTGTCTCGTCTCATTCACAGTACCACTCCAACAGACCTAACTACACAACAGTCACACAGCAGGAGAGGAGAGTATTACAGGAGGACTGATCGAGAGGATGGGACCACAGAGGGAGAAGAGCAAGGAGAAAGAGTTCAGTTAGACATGGCTCCACAACAAGCTTGGCCTGAGCATGAGGAGAGTCAGGACAGAGTGCATCGCTGTCCTGCTGAGAGAGATGAGTCTGCGAGTGTGGAGACGAGCAGTAGCCTGTCCACTATTGACACGGAGCGGCTGCTGCGAGCTTTTGGACCTCACCGGGTCACCAGTAAGGGACTGAAAAGCAGTGACAGCTTGCTCAGGCTTTACAACACCCTCAATATGCAGAAAACTGGCCGAAGGAAATCCCGAACTAAACACGTTGCCATCTCTGTTGCTACCGATGATGTGAGCACTGATGACTCCACA GTCTCTGCTGATTCTTTATCATCTTCAAGCACTTTATCCCATCGTTCTCAAAGAGGTGTTTCCCAAAACCTCAATTccaaaaggtcaaaggtcaaactaGTCAGCAAAGGTGTGCAGGCAG GTGATTTGGAAATTGTTATAAATGGCACCCGCAGACACACTCGGGACGTAGGCACCATCTTTCCCTCACCATGTGCTTTCAAAAATATCCGTTCATCAAACACATTCGGCAGAAGCATTCAGAGTGGCTTTCCCATCCCCACTGCTTCCACATCTAAACCCACCCAAACCCTGACTGCCCCGAAGAAAGACCCTAGCAACAAGAGCAGCCGGACACGCTACCCAAACG GTGTGTCATGGTTCGTCGCAGCTGATGATCTTAAGTGTGATGGTCGCAAGGAAAACCAGCCACAGACCGAATCAGAACCTTGCCCAAGCCAAGTCTGGTTTGAGCCGTACACTAGAACCAGACCCTGGAGAGAAACGACCAGAGAACCactaagagagagacagaaccaGCAAGAACAAGAGAGGCCAACAGAGTCCATAACAGCTACAGAGAGAGATATCAGTGACAAACCCTCGGCTCTTATTCGACTTTCACTACAG GAAGCTCTGGAGCTCCATCGGCCAGAGTTTGTATCTCGTTCACGGGAGCGGATGAAGCGTCTGGGGTTGCTGGTTGAGGAGAGGAGGTTACAGGCAGTcttcaacagagagagagaagagctcTTCAACTGCCCCGCACCATCACGTCCATACAGACCAG CTCCAGTACCCCGTAAACGAGTCGTTCCAAGAAGAGAGATGGTCCAGAGATCCAAAGA TTGGGTAGGGAGGAAATCACACAGTCAGAGaatagacaggacagacagactcAGGAg GAAATATGCTCAACTTCCTGAGGTCCAGAGAAGAAGGGAAGAGGAAAGGAGACAGGCAGAGTACCGCTCCTACCGCCACAATGCTCAACTCTTTAACAAG AAAGTCACTAATCGTGTGCTGGGAAGGAGAGCACCCTGGCAGTGA